Below is a window of Pelodiscus sinensis isolate JC-2024 unplaced genomic scaffold, ASM4963464v1 ctg115, whole genome shotgun sequence DNA.
GCACCACagactggctggggcaggggcaggccgtgGGACccactcccccctctctccccagtgccCCCGGAGGTGACCGTGTTCCCCGAGGACCCCGTGGAGCTGGGGGAGCCCAACGTCCTGGTCTGCTTGGCCGACAAGTTCTCCCCGCCCGCGCTCAGCGTGACGTGGCTGAGGAACGGGCAGGAGGTGGCCGAGGGCGTCTACGAGACCGACTTCTACCCCCGCCCGGACCACGCCTTCCGCAAGTTCTCCTACCTGCCCTTCCTGCCCCGCCAGGGCGACTACTACGACTGCCGGGTGCAGCACCAGGGGCTGGCCGAGCCCTTCACCAAGCACTGGGGTGAGGCCGGGCCGGGGACCtgccgggcagggctgggagccaggcacctggggtctgtccatggtgctgggaggggagtgggggccagtggttagagcagggggctgggagccaggcacctggggtctgtccatggtgctgggaggggagtgggggccagtggttagagcagggggctgggagccaggcacctggggtctgtccatggtgctgggagaggagtgggggccagtggttagagcaggggggctggaagccagcactcctgggttctgtggggAGGGCTAAGGCTGGGAAGAGTTCCTCCCCGCTCActccatgtccccccccccccccgcagaagcCCAGGCGCCCACCCCGGTGCCCGAGACCACAGAGACCCTGGTGTGCGCCCTGGGCCTGGCCGTGGGCATCGTGGGCATCGTCGCGGGAACCGTCCTCATCATCAAGGGCATGAAGATGAACGCGGCCCGGAACCCGCGGGGACCCCTGTGAGTAGCcgctgcctgtggggggggggggggggccagctgcACCCACAGCTAAGCCCTTAGTTCTAGTTAACTGTTtcatctcattccacgaggtggaCTAAGGGCTTAGTTGGAGTTAACGTTTGAcggccgtgtgtagccgcgggcagttagttcggtctaagggggatttaaaaatggcggctcccgggaacatgcaaatgaagcccaggatatttaaatcccgggcttcatttgcaacttcgaatgccgacattagccaccctagttcgaactagtggactAATGTATACGTACCCTAACTGACCCTCTTTTTCTTCCAGGTAAACGCCAGGAGGAGCCGGGCCCCGAATCCTTCCCAGGGGCCTTCAGGGGACTcgctcgccctcccccccagccatgcccccgcgtcctgcctccctcctcctgccggTGCCAGATGCTGTAGCCCCCCCTAGAACTCCCCAGGGAGCCGGCCCCTTGGGCTGCCCCTGCTGGGCTTGGGGGGCTGCCCAGGACGAGGGCTGCTGCCCCCTGGGGCTGGGAACGGGGGTCGCCCCTTGTCGGGGGCAGGGCCCATGGGGCTGATCCAACCCCCATTGCCCCCACAGGCCGGGACAGTTTCTTGATGCTTGTAGGTGCTAAATTGTGCCCTGAGCTTGGCCCCTATTGGCCAAGAGGTTTCTGTCAGTCACCCCAAgtgaagctcccccccccccagccattacCCAGCAGGCCTTGGGCCATTCCAGGGCAGTGGGGTCTCGTGGGGCAGGATCGGGcccatgggtgggggaggggcaggaactccagcaccagggcccagctgacATCCCCGTTGTGCCCACGTACGGCTCCCACGGGTCCAGCGCTGCTGAGCCCAgatgccctgggggggggggtcagtgtgggggggCCCCTGTacagcccccctctcccaccccgtgCCCTGGGTGTGTCCCCGGCCTGGCTCTCgccctgcagctttgctccccgcaATAAAGGGGCTTTGGGGACATTTCCAGCCTTGGATCCTGATTCACAATCAGTCCCGTCTGCGCCGTCCCCACGGCAACCGGAGTcacccggcccagcccggcctgtcCCCAGCACCGCGTTATAACGGGAGTCAGGGGagtttggtgggaggggggagggagggaggaagccaggatacctggggcagtggggtgcagtggttatagcagggacactggggcagtggggtgcagtggttatagcagggggcagtggggtgcagtggttatagcagggggctctggggcagtggggtgcagtggttatagcgctgggctggggcagtggggtgcagtggttatagcagggtgctggggcagtggggtgcagtggttatagcagggggctctggggcagtggggtgcagtggttatagcagggtgctggggcagtggggtgcagtggttatagcaggggggatggggcagtggggtgcagtggttatagcaggaggctgggggagtggggtgcagtggttatcgcaggaggctggggcagtggggtgtagtggttatagcagggggctggggcagtggggtgcagtggttatagcagggggctggggcagtggggtgcagtggttatagcagggggctgggggtcctAGTCCCATTTCTCACACTCGGTGCAAGGCCTCGCTCTGTGTGAGAAACGccttcccgtgcctcagtttcccctcatgtGGAATGCGGCTGTTCCCCCCGGGGCAGTGGcgggggccctggggctggggactGGTCGGGGAAGCGCCGTGAGCTCGTTCTCTGGCCGGGGGCCCTGGGGGGCTCGTTGGCAGGCTCCCCGGGACGGACCCCACGGGGCGGGCAGCGGAGAGACCCTGGCCGGTCTGCGTGGCAGGGACCCCCCAGGCTGGGGtcgggggctggaggggcggtTCCTGCCCCCCCATAGGGCACCTagaccccagcccggcccccccccgccccctcccgcagccatTGGCTGCCCAGACCAGCAGGTAAAACTTTGAACCAACCGCACCGGCCCACTGGGCTCTGGACCCGCCCCCCGGCCATAACTGTTAGCTGCGGGAGTTGGCACCACCCCAGTGGCACTGGGCTCCTGCCAGCTGAGGGTACaggggggcggctgggggggggttCTAGTGGGGTCTCAGTGTCTGCAGATGGCGCCGAGCTGGGAGGGAGTTGCTGGTGGGTCTGGGTGTGTCTGCAGGTGGCACCGAGccggggggtgcagtggggttggggggggatggGCCGGGTCAGTTCGCTCCCACCCAGTGTGTTTCAGGGGGCCACGGGCCTGGCTGGCCGCTGGGGACCACGTCTGGGGGGCTGCGAGTCGGGCGGGGGCTGGGGACCACGGGGGGGGGTGttgcaggagggggaggctgggggccgcTGGGGACCAAgactgggggctgtggggaggagctgggggtcaCGGGGGGGAGCTGCACCCGGTGGGCAGGGACCAAGGCCAGACACAACCTGAGGGCCCTgacgcccccgcccagccctggccccgccctgcaGAATGGACACGGATAAGTCGGTGGGTTCAGAGCGAAGATTTCAGAGCCgcctttgggggggagggacccgATCTCCCCATTTCTCCAGGGGAAGGTCCAGGGGATCCTGACCCCGCTCTGCAGGTGCCCCCTTGAGGTGCAGATTTCTGGGATCAGGGGGCTCTGAGGCACCGAGAGCCGGTGGCTGGGAGATGAACTCAGGCTGGAAGAAGGGGCAAAGGATCCCTCCCCCATCGGAACTGCAGAGCTGGCTGCTCCCCAAACCCAGCCACGGTCCTGGGCATGGACCAGCACAAGCCGAGCGTGTTTCTGGGgagccccacccacagccaggacccgcccacagcccctggcagcgCCCAGACCGAGACCTTTTAAGAACACCGAGCAGACAGCTGGGATGTGCAAGCACCGAGCTGGGAGGGGATGAGAAAGGGGAAGCGAATGGCAAGGAATATAAATGGTAAGGAATAACGCAGGCAGCTGCTAAGGGAAGCTAAAGGACAATAATAAAACATCTGAAAAGCACCGTGGGAGCAAACATCCCCCTGGGTCAGGCGCAGGCCCAGCCCCCGATGCTGCTGGTAAAACTGTAACTGGGGGAGCAACTAAGGCTGAAATGCCCCACGGCCCTTCCTGGCtgcgtggggagggaggcagcaggctggggctgtCCCTGCTGATGCTGTGGGGGAACCAGAGGTTCAAGAACAGCTGCTAAAATCAGACACGTTCACGCCCACTGTCCTGGATCACTGACCCCCAAGAGTGCTAAAGGAACTGGCCGAGGGGTGACACGTCTGAATACAGCCCTGTGCTGGGCCGGCCGGCGGGCACCAGGGACACAGATCAGCCCGGCATGATGGGGATTGGCGGGGGAGCCACAACCCAGAGTGGGGTTCAGGGGGGCTctgtggctccctgcccccgatGGGAGCTCTGCTGTAGCCGGCCGGGTCCCAGGGTcttgggggggccgggggggatgGGAGGTCAGAGCTTTGACTGGACCCACTTCTGTGAGTGTCCAACCCAAGATCGCGAGTGGCCCAGAGCTcgtcacccctccccctcccccagcagagagttatcccttcccctccccccagcacagtgtcacccccccccccccccagaattctCAGGGCTTTCCCCAGGAAGCTTCCATTCCGCCTTGAACTCAAGTAACCCCCCAGCCcggccaatcaggacccagctcTGGGCCGTGTCATCGGTCTCCGGCAGATTCCGGCCGGgccaggctgcaggggcaggttgggctgagcggggctgtgggggaaggggggaggctggggtcaggggcacCCCACAgagtcccccccccaccccagcagggagctgactcCAGGCGCCCTCTATCCCAGGGAGTTTTGCACAGACTGGAATCAGGGGCCCGGCGGGTGTGGGTAAGACCcagcagtgggcgggggggcaaagCCTGACCTGCCCCCACCTGGGTCCCGCTGacaccccaccccagggcccagcTCACCCCGGGGCAGCCAGGGGGGCCCGCACATGGGGACTGGGAGCCCGGCCGGGCTGGGTCCTATTCCTGCTCTGCAAGGCtggtgggttgggggaggggctgggagcccggactcctgggttcaggTCCCCCCTCCTGTGGGTGCTGGGTCCCCCTCCCTGCTCGGGGGCCGATCTCCAATTAGCTGGTCGCCTTTGGCTCCTGCAggagccctggtcccagctgggttCAGGACAGCCCCGACCCTGGGACCGGGGGCGCTGGCGgcctaagggtctgtctacactaacactctacttcgaactagggtggttaacttaggcaaccggagttgcaaatgaagcgggatttgaatttcccgggctccatttgcatcttgccgggcgccgccatttttaaatgcccgctagtgcggactccgtgtccgtgggtacatgcagcacggactaggtagttcggaccaGGCTTCCTATTCccaactaccggtactcctcccTACATAGAGAACTGGAGCCGGGGGGAGGCGAAGGAATCGGGTTAGTTGAAAAGGAGAAGACCAAGGGGGACATgggagcggttttcaagtatttaaaaggtgTCTGacagtgtgtgcgggggggggggggaggggggctgtccaCGCTGGTGACCCCCGGCCCACTCTGGCTGGGTGGTCACTGGTGCTGTGTTGGActgtgggtgacccctgctggctgGTGTCTGTGTGCACTGCCCaaggggggcgaggagggggagggggttcctgGGGGCAGACACTTAGGCCACGGCCCAGCAACTcgcccctggccaggggaaggggtgtgaacaaggggggggctgcctggggggaggggtgtgtctgtgtctgggagaaggggtgtgaacaaaggggggggctgcctggggggaggggtgtgtgtctgtgtctgggagaaggggtgtgaacaaaggggggctgcctgggggaaggggggtgtgtctgtgtctgggagaaggggtgtgaacaaaggggggctgcctgggggaaggggggtgtgtctgtgtctgggagaaggggtgtgaacaaaggggggggctgcctggggggaggggggtgtgtctgtgtctgggagaaggggtgtgaacaaagggggggctgcctggggggaggggggtgtctgtctgggagaaggggcagtgtgagCGGCGGGAGGGAAGCTAACACCAGGaggggggggttcaggggcctgtgaacccctccccccaggggaaCTAGGGCCGTCGGGCCGTCCTCCTGTGCCTGCACTGAGCCTACGCCGGGCTGTGTCTCCGAGAAGCAATAACCCCGCCCTGCTCtactggctgcagatgggggtgcagggtggggggtcccCGATGGGCTGTCacagtgtcacaaggaggagggaggaaaattgttcttggcctctgaggacaggacaagcagcaatgggcttaaactgcagcaagggaggtttaggttggacatgaggaaaagcgtcctgcctgtcagggtgtcaaacactggaataaattgcccaggggggttgtggagtctccatctctggagatatttaggagcaggttggacacacaccggGCAggatgctgggtcctgccgtgggggccggggactggactcggtgcctcTCAAGGGCCCTGCCAGTCCCCATGTTCTGTgactgaggctggggctggatcGGGGCCAGCTCTCGTGTGggaagcccccacccccaggaggccgACCCGGGTCCCGTGTCTCGCTGGCTGAGGGACGCTGCAGACGCCGGGTTTCGGTTCCTCCCCCGGGCAGGGTCCAGCACTCGGGGAAGCGAAAGGGGGAAGCGGTGGGTCGGCGGCTCGGAGGGGAAGCGGCCCTGGCGGGGCGGTTCCCTGGACCAggccagtggggagggagaagggccccacGTCACCCGTCTCCGGGGCaaggggagcgcagagcccagggcagcggggccgggcggCTGCTCCCTGCAGGCAAACAGCCAGTGCCCGGGccaaccctgctcccagccagcaccccGGCACGTCCCTGGCCTGCACCAGGCACCcgcacagccctgggcacccGCTGGTGGGTGCTCGCCCCGAGGTCGGAGCACACTGGCCCCGCGAGGCGCCCGGGGACACTGCTCTGCGGAGCCTGGCCAGGCGCTCGCACACGGGTGGTGGGTGTGACGCTGAGCACGGCCCGGGCGGGCACTGACCCGtccctgcctgtgggggggggcccACGGACCGGTAACGCCGCGGGGACACGGCTCCGTGCTGCCCAGTGACCCCAGGGGCCGGCAGCCGCCCCGCCTAGCGAGGGCCCCGACGGGCTAGGTggtcatgtgaccagctccagtctGGGGGGGGCATCACTCCGGAGGACAGTTGGATTCCCCCTGTGACGCAGTGGGGGGGGCTGTACTCTCTGGGGGGGGCTGTCCACTCGTGTGGCCCTGGGCTCACGCTGGCCGGGCCGTCACTGGTGGCTGTGGGTtggggggtgacccctactggccggtgtctgtagcactgcccagcagggccgggggggggggggggggggggagatgccctGAGCACAAGCAGGTAGGAAATGGCCCAGCGTCTTctcacctggccaggggaaggggtgtgacggaggcgggggggggggggggctgcctggggggaggggtgctcggTGGTTTGGAGATGGGCTGGCTGCGCAGACATGGAGAGAAGGGACTAAACCGGGCACTGGGGGACCAGGCGCCTGTGGACCcgccccaagggggctgaggctgccgGCCCCTCACTCCGATGTCCCCATTTAACCCGGGCCGGGCTGTATCTCGGAGAAGCAAGAAACCCCCCtgcaataaacccccctgttctactcgCTGgtggagtcacatctggctgctccaggggtgcaggatcagggggtaCCTGACGCACCGTCACAGTGGCATTGGGGTGGGATGccctgcaccccgtggatggagcctCCAGCAGCGAGTgccaaggcgcagtagaagcaagggGCTTAGAGCCAGGCGGGCTGGAGCCAGAGCGAAGGGATTCCTGGGAGTCGTGGGGTGTTGGTCAGTGAGTCTGCACCCCGGGGATTGGCGGGCCGATGGCCTACGCCCGAgtcctgaaggcagagctggtggggctgtgcagaggggcCTGCCCGTGGGGAAAGCGagcaaggcccagctgattgcccggctggaagagaatgacccgtCCAGGGACCTGGAtcctgtcccagcagggagcagccagacccccctggGGGCATCTCAGGCTCTCAGACCGGACGGAGGGCTGGACGTGGTGCCCACCAGGCCATGCTCTGCCAGCAGTGGTTCATCCAGGGCGGGGTCCAGCCTGGCAGAGCTACGGCAGCTGGAGATCGAGCTGCGGCTAAAGGAACTGGAGTCACAAGAGAAAGAGCAGCAAGACCCTTgggaggagcgccaggaccgagcgaggcagcggcagcatgagctggccatggtggAACGGAGAAGCCGAGGGGTCCCGGCTGCAGTGAGGACCCcagggggcccggggcagccagacGCTTGGAGCAGCTCATGTTGGCCCCGTGTAAGGACGTGGGGGACATGGACGGGTTCCTCAGCGCCTTCGAGCGGGCCTGTGAGCTGCACCGGATCCCCCCGGCGGACCGGCTCCGGCACCTCACCCCCTTGCTGGGTCAGGAGGCCGCAGGGGGCTCAGCCAGCTGGAGGACCTGAAGCCGGGCGACTACGAACGGTTCAaacaggccctgctgcacaggttcgggctgacccccgagatgtacaggaagaagttccggggggcgCAGAAGGGGCCaggggagacctatgtggacctggcctcccgcctggcgcaatcctgccgcaagtgggtgtctggagtcggagcccagaccgcagaggtgCTGCTCAAGCTGTTCATGATGGAGCagctctatgaagcgtgcccacccaaactgaggctgtggctcaaggaccggagaccagagaacccccaggaggccgggaggctggcggacgagttcacggagagccggtccgggtgtgaacgggagtcccggagagagagggaaccgcgcagagaccggatctcggctgagcaaTGGAGAGAGGCACCGACGGGGCGAGCCCCAGAGACAAGGACCAGCCacctgcgccccagagaaccggCCAGGGtctgggcagagccagcccaaaggGACCCGCAGGACCTGACCTGCCATCGCTGCGGGCAAAGGGGCCACAAacgggctcagtgcaccaggcacCAGGACAGGCCCCACAACTGGAGACCTCCCGGGGTaactgggtggggctggaagaggagcagctgccccacAGTCAGGGGCCGGCAGGCAAaccaaagtgggggggggggggctcagctcaAAGGGGTAGGAAGCCGCTCAAGCCAACTCCCCCCGAAgatctgaccctcgggaggccgGCTGACCCGGCTGCGGCTGCTCCAACACATCCACTAGCCGGGGGTATCTGTGgctgtgcagcggtactgccggtcctgcgactcctgcctggggcggagggggggggggggggaaggcccaaGGTGGGGGAAGCTGCCTGGGGGCCCTGCCCCATAGAGAGGAGCGGCTCAGGAAGGGGGCGATGGATCTAGTGGGACCCTTCAGCAGGGTgatctgttgggggggggggcgtgcactCTGCTCCCTAGGCTTGGGcggtgggtgacccctactggccggtgtctgcAAGCACGGCCCAGCGGGGCATTGCCCTGAGCTCCAGCAGGTACACAGTGGGGGGCCGGGGCTTCTCCCCTGAacaagggagggggtggctgtgggggggtTGGTGGTTTGGGAGAAGGGCCGTCTGGGCTGGACACGCCTGGACAGAACAGCCTGAGGGGAGTGCGGGGGGTTCAGAGCCTGTGCAGCCCTTCCAGCCCCGGCTCCTATGTCCACGTCCCGTCCGTGCTGGGCTGTCTGGAGGAGCAATAGacccccctgttctaccggcCGGGGGAGTCTCATCTCGCTGCCGATGGGGTGCGGGATCGGGGGGCCCTATGCACCATCACACCCGGACAGGGAGCAATTGCATCCTGGTGGGGGTGGATTTCACCACCCGCTACCCCAGGACGTGGCCCTGCCCTCTATccaggcagacacggtggcagacgctgCTGGCCCTGTTCAGCAGGGGGGTTCCCCCAGGAGTCCTCACGGACCAGGGACCCCGCTTCATGTCGGCCccgctccggtgcttgtgggagacgCACGGGGCCCGGCTCACCTGGACCCCAGCGTAGGGCGCCCGGCCCAGCGGGCTGGTGGGAGGTTCCAGGGGACCCTGAAGCAGATGCTGGAGACCTTTATGCACCAGCACCCACAGGACTGGGGCCAGTACCTGTCCCCCTGCTGTCTGCACCGGgaggtgccccaggagtccacagGGTTCTCCCcattcgagctgttatatgggaggcgagtgaggggacCCTGGACCTGCTGCGGgatgagtgggagggggaggcctcccccgaggaggagccggtggtcaatACGTCCTGGTTTTCCAGGACAGACTCACTGAGCTCATGGGTGGTGCTGgtccccaagaaggacgggtcgatccggttctgcgtggactaccggaagctcaacgccatcacggtgtctgACGCCtgcccgatgccaaggcccgacaagctcctggacaagctggggggagctcgctatctcaccaccctggacctcaccaagggctactggcaggtgccgctagaccaggaggccagactgaaatcggct
It encodes the following:
- the LOC142825290 gene encoding LOW QUALITY PROTEIN: HLA class II histocompatibility antigen, DR alpha chain-like (The sequence of the model RefSeq protein was modified relative to this genomic sequence to represent the inferred CDS: inserted 1 base in 1 codon), with amino-acid sequence MCPPAQPSPHPAQCXGEEMGAGRGGPMAQLALLTLLALPGAGAVKVEHTHVQAEFYQRTDRTRQESGQFIQEMDQDEIFYVDLDRKETVWRLPEFTKFASFEAQQALGNIAADKFNLDIMIKRSNYTRAQNVPPEVTVFPEDPVELGEPNVLVCLADKFSPPALSVTWLRNGQEVAEGVYETDFYPRPDHAFRKFSYLPFLPRQGDYYDCRVQHQGLAEPFTKHWEAQAPTPVPETTETLVCALGLAVGIVGIVAGTVLIIKGMKMNAARNPRGPL